The Camelus dromedarius isolate mCamDro1 chromosome 31, mCamDro1.pat, whole genome shotgun sequence DNA segment AGGGGCATTCTAGAATCCCACCCTATTTTTCTAAGGCCCAGATTCCTTCATCTCTgtctcccattttattttaatcCAATCCCTTTCGCTTTCTATTCCCAGAGCCTGCCTTGTTTCATTAGTTCCACCTAAACTTCACCACCTCCCCAAGCTCTTCAACTTCGGAGGTAAACAGGAaaaactctgatttctcagactttcTCCTTCCATTCTCACCTTTCCCTTAGACTCTGCCCACAGTGTTGAGATTTTTCCGTGCTTTTATTCCCTTAGTTTGGATAACACCTCAGTACTACTTTCTTAAAAGTCTCAACCCAACTTTAAACATTCTGACTCTTTCCTCAAGTCTCCGTCCTCCAATGCCGGGCAAGTACCGTTCCCTGAGACCCCATCCCTCAACTTCGCCTTCTCTCAGGTCTCAAGTCTCCCTCCATTGTAgcctccaaacctcagtttcccctaaGTACACTCTCCGTCCCTCCAGTACTCTCTAGGGTAATCCCGGCTCCCTCGGCTCCCAGGCCAGTCAGCAGCAATAGTCTGGTCGgctactctctctctctgccctacAGGTGACCAAAGGGAGGCAGGCCCTACTCCAGTCTCTGTCCCTCAAGGCGTCGTCATCGCTCAGGCCCGCCCCTCAGGGTCCTTTCTCTCTGGACACATCCCACCCACCATTCTCCCAGGCCCTGTTCTCTAGGGCTCCGCCCACCTAAAGTAACTGGTCCCGCCTTCTCCTCAAGCCGGACAGGCCCTCCCTTCTCGCACGCCCAGGCGCGTTTCCGAAACCGCCTCCCGTACCAGTCCATGAGGCTGAAGTAGTCTTGAGTGGGGTCAGGTGGTTGCAGCGCGCGGCACTGAGGGCAGAAGAACCGGTCCCCCCGCAAGGGGCCCTCTAGGCCGCCGCAGTTCCAGCACCGGAGGGAGTTGCTTCCTGCCAGCGAGGCAGCATTGCAGTTTAGCGGTCTCCTCCGGAGGACCCCTGTGGGCCACAACCCCGACACCCGCAGCAAGGTCCCGGTCCTTCGGCCCCACATCTGGCCGGCGGCCTGCCTCCCCGTGGCCACCTGAGAAAGTGGCCGACTAGCCTAGTGCTGCTGATTGGCCGGGAAGCCGAGGGGGCGGGATTACCCAGGGGAAACCTGGATCCTGAGTTCCGCTTTACATTTTAAACTACAACTCCCGGAAAGCATTGAGGCCATGTGGGGGGCCACATCCGCTGTTTCTCATTGGTCCTATGGAGGCAGAGGGGTGTTGTGATTGGCTGAGGGTGGAGTTTGTATCTGCGCGTTTAGCGCCACTCCGCTGGCTGCGGCTGCTTTGGGTGTGCGGTTCTAGGTGGGCTCACGCGGTGAGTCATAGTGGGGAACTTCTCGTGGGCGTTTGGGGGTTCGAACCCTGCCCTCAGGGTCTTATTGCGAGCTGAATTTCCTGAGCTTCCGCTTTGTCCTGTGTTTGAGCTTGGGAAGGGGGGAGAGGAATGTGTGGGCGACTCTTCCTTTTTAGATAGACTTCGAGGTGAAGTTCACTTCCCTTGTTACTTACAAGCTGAAACTGGCCCAGCCGTATGGGATGAGAGATAACAAAGTTGTGCTCTTGAAAATCAGAGCGAAGTTGCTTTGTAAAGAGTTTTATAAGTGTTAGTAATTATTTCCACACTTAGGTTCAATCTGGAAAATACCTATTGGGAACCCA contains these protein-coding regions:
- the HSCB gene encoding iron-sulfur cluster co-chaperone protein HscB isoform X3, encoding MWGRRTGTLLRVSGLWPTGVLRRRPLNCNAASLAGSNSLRCWNCGGLEGPLRGDRFFCPQCRALQPPDPTQDYFSLMDCNRSFRVDTAKLQHRYQQLQRLVHPDFFSQKSQTEKDFSEKHSTLVNDAYKTLLAPLSRGLYLVS